Below is a window of Sebastes umbrosus isolate fSebUmb1 chromosome 13, fSebUmb1.pri, whole genome shotgun sequence DNA.
TGTAGTATTAACAGAacaaaacacaggtgtaataaAGGTATTTAATTATAGAGCTGCAATATttagtcaatcaacagaaattaatctgcaacttttTTGATTATCCATTAATAGATTTTTAGATGTTTAAACCAATATCCCCTTTACAAACAAACGCACATTCGCTCatgcacatcacacacatttcttGTCTTTTCTGATATttctattgttgttattatatatatcttgttgtaattgtttgtcatcactattatgtagttattGTATATCAAGCTTGTGTTCTCTATAACATTGTTAAATGTTGACACTATTTAGGTGGAGgtttcaaatcattttttgactCTTCCTGCgctgtatattattttttttatgtttgtgtagTCTTAATTTGTAGCcttactgcatgaaactgttactgatgagactttagacagttgatcagcagtaaagtgctgttttttaagattgcattatagttcagttaaaaaatggCCTATTAGCTCctttaatttaacaggttttcttttgtattaacagtaaagcactgtttttttttagcaataacaggttaatactgttgaaatcctgctgtaaattaacagcaattgtttacagtgtacaaacatatatatatgcaaatacacaaaaacaaataaccCCCTCCATGTGGAATAATGGTATTTCTGGATCTGAAATcataatttcatataaaaacatataaaaatcaaagtaaaaaaatcaaaggaattggtgagaaaaaaatcattgcTGATCCACTGTGTGATGCCAGTTCAATGAATCtttgtgaacacacacatgtccaGAGGCcatctttttgcatttttgctacTCTGATGTCCTCAACATTTGTTCTCTAAGAAGGTTTGATCTAATAAAgagttatatttaatattgtctTCTGTAAAAACCAGTCTGTGTGAGCTGTTTGGGTTGTTTTACAGTTTGGACAACATGTTCATAAAAACCTATTAGTAAGCAAGTATGCAGTCACGTGACAGCAGTGGCCTTGTCCTGTTTACACCTGTCGATAAttaacctgaacacatcactgCTAGTTTCGATTAGTTTGCTTAAAAGTGGCTTCACCCTAAATTCCTGCACattcactaaaaaaaaacagatgaataaagtataaatgtgaGTTCTAACATGTGTTtctagagcacctttaaagcctCACTCACCTGTTGGCAGCTGAGCCAGCAGAAGCGCCATCATCAGTATCATGTTTCTCATCTGGTTGTTATCCCTCCGCCAAGgaagcttctctctctctctctctctctttatccgGTTGTAGGAGACTCAAAATCCACCAGAAACCCTGAATATGTGGAGAGAAACGTCCAGTATCCGCTGCTCTGCATAGTAACTCTTCTGTTTCTACTTTAAGACGACATGTTAGAGAGGCTGTGTTTGTTCAGACGACTGTTTACAGCCGCACTGAGGAACAACTTTcccacaaagagagagaaagagagagagagagagaggcggatCTTCATCACCCTCCCCCCTCCAGCTCCAGGTGACATCATGACTCCGCCCCCTCTGACaggtgcaacatggaggacagaaaaagaggagcaggaagagCAAACAGCTGAGGTGATGTTTCCCCCAATTATCAACTCATTTGTAAACTGTCTCTTTTCTCAGGTTACCAATTtgatctataaacattacatttacttaTTGTACCCTTCAATTTAAATAATCTAAATGAATGTTGCTCCTCTTCTCTAGCCTACTGTTGAAGAGAGTGATAAACCTGATTTTCTTAGATTGCAAATGAAATATAACAGCTTTTTAAGAAACATTAAGAAAAATTGTTGTGGATTATCATTGAAAAACACCTCAGaatgcaaaaaaagacaaaaatctaaatatgatttaaaaaaagaacattaaagggactgtttttaagagtcagaaatgcttgttaacagcgacacctgtggccgttaagtcaacaaaactcagcgtcgggctcgtgctcgtgctcgctctacatagacatgaacgagcatcgctcaaaacagtgaggcgacacacgtcagctaaaaccacaatatcactctatatttcagctgcttggcagtaatgttagctgaccagacaaaggtctctccatgaatcactgctgatcctagtgttggcttttcctgcttcaatctcccgaccgcggccggagggagacaccggcacccggttggagacgataacgtttctcattgcggagccccgtcacttcacaagacacggaaaacctctgttggtctggaggagctgcagcagttatttctgcacaaacgtccactgtacatttactagatattctcagagctaaactaactctcctgcagtgtggagtgagcgcgcatgcatgtgatgcagagcgagctgagtgaaggcattATTGTACCCTTCAATTTAAATCCTCTCAAATTAATGTTGCTCCTCTTCTCTAGCCTACTGTTGAAGGAAGTGATCAACTTTATTTTCTTAGACTGCCAATGAAATATAACTGTcagctttttaatgacattGAAAAAAACTAACATTAAGAAAAAATGTTGTGGATTATCGTTGAAAAACACCTCAGAATgcaaaaaaagactttaaaattaaaattaaaatcaacAGTCTGTAATtgcatgataaaaaaagaacatatcacattaatttattattattcataacaGTGTTttatggagatttttttttttttcagaactatAATTAAGGAACTATTGTTTCTTAAAGTAAAGTTCCTGATCAATTTTCCTGACAATAAGGTCTACATAGCCGACTGATTCAAAATGCTCTCCACACTGCCTTTAATAAAATgcaggtttatttatttattaattagtcAAAGCTTGTCAAAATTCAATATTAAGTCAAatatatagcctacagtatgGAATTAGCCTATAAATCAGCCTTTATACTACCAAAGTATTTCCACATATCTCAGGCCAAGATCATAATAAAATGGACATATTGTGTATTGATAACTGTAACTAAATCAAACAATTCATATCGTGGATCCATATGTTGATGAGACTTACTAATCAATCAGGTAATCTGTGGGCAAATTTAAATATGTTGAACATAAGAATGAGTAAATTGAGgtataatttataattatatGTCTTCCCCAAACAATTCCATTCTTTTAGTCAGTCTCCTCTTTCATAGTTTTTAAAGTATGACAAGGGTAAAGACAAGTAGCAATGGAGAAACAGACTTCATTAGCAAATTACCAATTTATGAATTAATTCTCTGCTGTGTTTTGGTTTGTCGTTCACATGGCAGATGAATGCattctttatgtaaatgttaaCATCCAGTCCATCAGTAATGCCTGCCCTCATCGGTGTGAGAAGGAGTGAAGCCTGCATAATCTGAATACACTGAATAAAGTAGAAGCAGGTCAGCTCGTCCGATGTTTTTCAATTATTCGTTTGTGGCAAACAGCCCAAGTGTAAAGTTCACTCTCGGGATGAGTCATACTGAGCGAGCGTAGGAGCTCTTTGTGTGAGGATGTTTACGTCTCTTATCCAGGAGGAGGTGGACCCCAGCGAGCTTCGCTGTTGACACAAAACAAGCCCGCCTGGGCTGAACTCAAGTGCTGCTCTCAGCTCACTGAAGTGTGCTTGAAAACCTGAGAAAAATGCTGCGTGGATGAAAAAGCGTTGCCATCGCATCTGTGTCTGGCTCCACTCTGGACCTCgagacatgccagtttttaaaATCCTTCCTTGTCAGTATCTGGGGAGGACGAACTAACTGCACCTTTCATCTTCTGTGTTTTGGTATCCAGTCTGcacaacacatttatactgtcaTTTGTGGGCTTTGTTTTAACACGTTACCAAATgttcttctgttttgtttttaaagcaacaTTTAGTCTTATTTTGCTCTAAATAAAGAGTGGTAACCTGTCAGGGCGTTGGCTTGTTGGTATCATGGAAGGTTTACTGAGCAGACCTACTGGGTGCAGGCCCTGTGGCACCTGGGCCAGAGCTTCTGTATGAAGTGAATGTTAACATTTCTTATTGGAAAGTCAATCAAagggaaacaaaacaactacaaagagtcACAAAACAACttacaaatagatgcaaaacaactacaaagactcacaaaacaactacaaaaagtcacaaaacaacttacaaatagatgcaaaacaattacaaagactcataaaacaactacaaagagttacaaaacaactacaaagactcGCAAAACAACttacaaatagatgcaaaacaacttcaaagagtcacaaaacgaccacaaagagttacaaaacaactacaaagagttacaaaacaactacaaagactcGCAAAACAACttacaaatagatgcaaaacaactacagaaacacaaaacaaccacaaagagttacaaaactacttacaaatagatgcaaaacaactacaaagactcacaaaacaactacaaaaagtcacaaaacaacttacaaatagatgcaaaacaattacaaagactcataaaacaactacaaagagttacaaaacaactacaaagactcGCAAAACAACttacaaatagatgcaaaacaacttcaaagagtcacaaaacgaccacaaagagttacaaaacaactacaaagagttacaaaacaactacaaagactcGCAAAACAACttacaaatagatgcaaaacaactacagaaacacaaaacaaccacaaagagttACAAAACTACTACGACGAGTCACAAAACAACccacaaatagatgcaaaatgaTTACAAAGGGAAGCAAAACAACCATTAAAAGATATAGtacttttgtaaatgttttgagACAAAGATGTGCCATTTAATACtttatataaacattttaaagctgcacacaTGCTTCACACGATAAAGTGTGCTCTAGTGTTTATTCAGTTGTGTGTATTTGATAAgctatgataaaaaaaacacaggcttTATCCGagatacagtacacacactttATCACACATATTGTTAAACACAATAACTTCTCAAACACCAGATTATGGGACAGAAAAGAAAgtattttatatcaaaatcaaTGTTGTCAAAACTAttgaaatgcaaataaatgcGAGAGCCTGAAGACCAGTGGTGGAAGCTGTGGAAGCGTTGAGAACAAAATCAcactaaaataaaacactgaatttagGCTCTTGAAAAATGACTCATGACATGATGAATATTATATGAATATGTTTTTAGCAAATCTGAGCAGACTGGACAGTTAAATCtattctctgacattttatagaacaaaagattaattgataataaaaactATAATTAGCTGCAGTCCTAGCTGTGTGTATCTTCTCTCTCGACCAAGATAATAAACATCCATTAATTTAGACAGCAGAGTCTTCTTTGCGTTTTCTTTATTGAAAAAGTATTTTAAGCAGTGCAAATAAAGATCTGCAGAACAAATTCAAggtacacatatacagtacgatatcaacaacagacaaacacacaaatacaaagtgAACCTGAGTTGCAGTGTACTGAGTATGAAGTCTGTAGTGAAAATACAAGACTGTGGCGTCCTGCAGGTAAAAAAAATTggcagataataataataataataataataataataaaaaaacatcttggcaCTGGTTTCAGTAAACCCAGACAATCAACTCAACAAATAAAACGGATGCACACACCACATACATAACATCTGTAAACTACACATGCAGAAATACTCAAATATAATTCATGCACATGAGTAAAAAACGTCCTGTACTAGTGCACATTCATTTCTCCGTTTTTTTCCGGTGCAGTTATTTTCAGTGAGACGAGCCAGACTTCATGCGGCTGATGGCAGAACAGTTTGATTCTCCTGCGTAGCAACAGGACGGTTTAAGGGAACGGTCTGGCAGTGCTGTGTGGGGTCGAAGATGGGAAACCCCGTCACACTATGAGAGAGTCCCTGCTCAGTGCGGTGCTCTGTTAAAGAAATACACCGAGAGCCACACGTTAGAGACGTTGCATTCATGCTCATGCTAGGTTAGTCCGGCCTGGTGCCTCAAACTACTCACAGAAATCATGCAGCTTAAGCCGTGTTAGTAGTAAAGACTGTGATATTTAGTAAACCAGTTAGTAAGCATTTGTAACACTGTGATTGGCTGCAAGCATGAACAGATTGTACATATATGAGTTAAATCACAAGAGTCATTTGCAATTGCTTTTGTAAATGTTACAGCTACGTAGATAAAATCATGTCAGAACTAAAAATGATAATGCTTCAGTGTTAAGACCGTAACTCTTGTATTTAGATTGCACAAGAGACAGATTATGTACATAATACtgtcaaacattttcaaatgtctAAATACAAAGCTGGCGTTATTctattgtatttattgtcaacaaatcccataacCAATAACGTCTCTCAGTACTCTCTGACTTCACTGACTTCACTGACCTCTCTGTGGTGCTCAGCCCCAAATTTGTTCCTTCTGAAGATGAAAATCATGAAACTTGTGCCACAAATATTTAGTTTGTAAtctcctaaaacagctgggcactgtagttcaTATCAAGCATAACTCAAGCAGGAGTAAATAGTtgatttgttggggactattttcagctgcggattaatacaTATTTGGTGTGCTAGGGCAGAAGTCCCCAAACCCTGGACTGTGGACCTGCACCAGGGCTTGGAGTATTTGCTATTACCTTTGAACTTATATTTCCTTATTGTTTCCTGTCACGctcccaacaacaacaacaatatactCAGGTTCGGTTTAAGGCATAGGTCATATAgggtcgcctagggcgccatCTTCTGGAGGGTGCTGGTtgtcctctaaaaaaaaaaaaaaaaaaaaaaagaagtagaaaataaaaatgcgctcttcctcattttctgcataaataaagaaaaaaagatactCTTTTCACCcatgtaactctctttctcacactttttcatctgcccggctGCACTTGAACGTCACACGATGGCTGTGCACACTGGGGCCCCAGGGTGGAGGGGCTCGCTGTCCCGTACGCATCACAACAGCCCGAGTACGGGTCGGGACGTAAGATCGCTAGACTGACAGATGTCAAGAGGCGCagatgttttgtattttaatttgtattttatttcttcCTGAATACAATTTAAACTAAAGGAGGTCATCAGTGTGTCATCGCTTCTTTTGTTCTCTTGTACACAAAATGAGTGTGAGGGGACCCTCTGagtgtatatttgtttttattatttagtaaatatccacaataaaatacagatcaaataaagttatgtttcagttttagttgCTGTCATTCTCTAACTTATTATTGACGTTTATTTGTGTAGTTGGAGGATAAATTGAGAGAGATGATGTCTGAACCAAAACTTACATGATCTGTGAACATGCATGTGAACGGGAGACACCTATTTAACTTTATCTTCCTGCACTGATGGAGTGAGGAGAACAAGATTACACTTATAGCACCTGTGTGACTCCCTGATGTGTTTCTAATAGTTTATGGACaataatggagctctatggcacggAGGAATCAGCTGCATCAGACTTTGGCTACACAGACGATTAGTGAATCATTTGTTTTTGGACTTTTCATGGGatgtgttgacaataagaagaCTATGCAGACTTTTCCTGTAACTATTTACAGGATTTAGAGGCTCTTTCCTGAAGAGCTGAAGAGGAAGGAAGTCCTTGTTCCTGCTACAAGTAACTCACCAGGTTTCGACTCCGGTCCCTGTCCTCTCGGCCCCCCTGTTGAAGTGTATGGTTCATCCCCTGGGGGGGGCGGGTGTAACAGAAAGGCCTCATGGCTGGTTCAGTGGTCCTGTATCGCTCTGATCTGGGAGGCTCTACAGTGCGGTACCGCTCTGTGGTCTGGTCAGCTCTGCGGTACCGCTCCGCCTCCCACTCAGAGTACGGAGGCAAAGGGTCCTCCTCTTCTGGACGGTTGCTAGGCGACCGGCTGTAGTAGCTATCACTGGCCTTTCCTCTGGAGCTGCCTTTAGAGGGAGTGTCACTGTCCTCGTCCAGTCTACAAGCACCCCTGTCTCCTCCCCGCCCCCTCGCCTTGCTGTCCAGCACACTGCTGAGGAAGGCGTCGTCGTATCCTTTGCTCTGGGGCGGTCGACAGGGGCGATCACTGTCCCACGTGTCCCTTCTCTTTTGTGGTAAAGGCGAGGGGCTGCGGCGGCCCCAgccatcatcttcatctctgTAGAAACGCCTGGGAGGGCTGTGATCCCGCTCGTAGACCCGGTCTGGAGGCCCGTTGCGACGAACTCGGGGGTTGTAAGACTGGGCGAAATCCTCCAGCTCGTCCAGGGAGCCGGTGCGCCCTCTTCTGCTCAACGTCTTCCTCTGTAGGTGCTCTGAGCTGATGTTCCACCTACAGCAAGGAAGAACACACCAAGGTTGTATAATAATCAGGGCTGGCAAaggattcaaatattgaatcgtgattaatcgcatgattgtccatagttaatcgcaagttaatcgcacattttttatctgttcaagatataccttaaagggagatttgtcaagtatttaatacttttatcaacatgagagtgggcaaatctgctgctttatgcaaatgtatgaatatatttattattggaaatcaattaaaaacacaaaacaatgacaaatattgtccagaaatcctcacaggtactgcatttagcataacaaaatatactcaaatcttaacatggcaaactgcagcccaacaggcaacaacagctgtcagtgtgtcagtgtgctgacttgactatgacttgacccaaactgcatgtgattatcataaagtgggcatgtctgtaaaggggagactcgtgggtacccatagaacccattttcattcacatatcttgaggtcagaggtcaagggacccctttaaaaatggccatgccagtttagcataaatttggagcgttatttaacctcttttgtgacaagctagtatgacatggttagcaccaatggattccttgggttttctagtttcacatgatgccagcatcttcactctctttgcgttaacgcgttattatttcgttaactttgacagccctaataataacaataatacattttatttatagagcacttttcaagaCACTTTGCTCAGTAAAAAATaacctttaaaactaaaatacaatacaagtGAATGGGCCCTTGAACTGCCCGGAAAGCTGCTACTTCCTGTTCATCCTTAGTGGTGATGTCATGATCCACAAGTGGGTTTACCAAAAAATTCAACCAATAAAATCATAAGAAATATTCAACAATCCTCCCTGACCTGTTTCAACAGGTCACATTAAAGAAGTAATACGACCATTTCATGGGGACCTTTAACCTctgaacacataaacacatgcaggGACTAAATAACACCGTGATCATACCTTCTGTCGAGCTCGTCGTCTGAGTGGTTCCCTCTGTCCCGTCTGGGCCTTCGACTGTGTGCAGGTGGAGCTGCTCTCTGCACTGACTGGTCGTCGAGGTCCGCGATGGGCGGGAGCGCCCTCATCTGCACCGTCTGATAGGTGTGTCTGAAGTCTGTAGTCCCTCCATCGTGAAGAGAGCTGAGCTCTGAAAGGCTACTGGCTGTTGGGACAGGCGCAACAGCATATAGCGACATTTGCTATTTACATGAGCCTGCTGGGATACACAACTATAGCTGTGAAATAATGAAGTGGAACATTTCAGAGTAAGACGTAGTCTGCTGGAAGTGCTATGTAGGTGTTTGGGATAAGAGCGTGgtaaatactgtacatcacCTACTTTCTGGTTTGAGGTGGCCATGACTATATAATCATGAGCACTGATTACAGTTGGCTGCAAATTACTGAGGGCACAACTGTACCATGTTCCACCTCAAGCTACTGTCACAACCAATTTATAGGATAAATCTGGTGTCATTATTTTCCCCTCCGTATTATCAACAAATCCTAGGAGAGGAGCAAACAAACTACAAACTTGTTACCGTGCCCATCTGTATTAGTATTACtgaggctttttaaaaaaaatgaaactttacatttttgtggCCTGTTTTTAGATCCTTTATATGTTCAGTAGGAACCAGTGGGCTCGGGGCTGAGAGCCGAAGACAGGATGGGGAAGTCAGagagtatagtatagtattgttGACGCTAACAAATATCCCCAGCTTTATCCTTTAAATGTGTACGAGACAAAGCACTTATATTAAAGGGTAACCTCGGTATTTTTCACCCTATTTTCCCAAgtgttttgtgtctaagtgactaatggggacaacagtttttgaaattggtccagtattgagggaggaTGCTGTAACTGGCAGCTGCAAAACGAGCTGCAAGGGCTAGTGAgtcaatgtaacaatgtaaaggtgcttgtttttgccactgacaggctcagattgttattataagtgtctgacaacattatgaaaaggaccctacagagcaataattacattttcttacctttctcttgatctggtctgtttgttattgtgccCAAGGCCCGCTcgaggagaagtctcgttgtgaaatctgaatatccgtatactctggctcaaataaatatcatcgaattcaaagacctagtccacattgttgaaatcatctaaatattcagccatgacattgaaaatcttttagataacactaagctacgcattctgtactccaacacaacaaactctgcccggctgacactcacgtttccaccatggatgtattccactattccaccgtcaccacgtcacctcgccagatgtcacttctccttgagcgagactctttccataatgtcagacacttataataacaatcagagcctgtcattgcaaaaacaagcacttttagtggacgtaaatgacggtgcccgCTTGCCCCAacagcaccatattgcagccgtctacagcgctctccttcaatactggaccaatttcagaaactgttgtccctattagtcagtttgacacaaaaacatgagaaaatagggtccaggttgaaaaatactggttACCCTTTAAGTTTCACTGGTGAAATAAACCTAAACTAGAGTTAAAGTGACATCTAACAAACTTTAAAACTTTCTTTTGTAAGCGACTGTGCCATAATCACGATAATTACACTTTGAGATGTCCTGACAACATTATCAACTAGGAATGGGCGATAT
It encodes the following:
- the LOC119500431 gene encoding immunoglobulin-like domain-containing receptor 2 isoform X3 is translated as MNFYRLALLLGASVCVCDGVHVTVREKQRFAMLFQSVVLPCQYQTASTQTPVVQWWYKSYCRDRTRESFTIPQGLGVQASELGTTSHLECSDSSRTVRVVASAQGASMTLAEHYKGRDIAIVNRADLRIGKLQWGDSGVYFCKIVIADDLEGKNEAQLELLVLGRTGRQDDLLPEFDVEIMPEWAFVASVVLGSILFLLLMGICWCQCCPHSCCCYVRCCCCPETCCCPRHLYEAGKMAKSGPPAPVPVYPYYIPGVPTMVPLAPSSHVETKIASIPSVENNLAGASSLSELSSLHDGGTTDFRHTYQTVQMRALPPIADLDDQSVQRAAPPAHSRRPRRDRGNHSDDELDRRWNISSEHLQRKTLSRRGRTGSLDELEDFAQSYNPRVRRNGPPDRVYERDHSPPRRFYRDEDDGWGRRSPSPLPQKRRDTWDSDRPCRPPQSKGYDDAFLSSVLDSKARGRGGDRGACRLDEDSDTPSKGSSRGKASDSYYSRSPSNRPEEEDPLPPYSEWEAERYRRADQTTERYRTVEPPRSERYRTTEPAMRPFCYTRPPQGMNHTLQQGGREDRDRSRNLSTALSRDSLIV